A stretch of the Bordetella genomosp. 8 genome encodes the following:
- a CDS encoding efflux RND transporter periplasmic adaptor subunit: protein MSVLRSRYALAATFAVVIAIAGGIVLVRGHGTNTATAAGAPPAAPVDVAEVVERSITDWQSYSGRLEAVDRVEIRPRVSGTLVAVHFKDGSLVRKGDELFTIDPLPYQAEVDRAEANLAGAKARVAYTSSEQARAQRLIADNAIARRDFEQKQNDAREAAANLKAAQAALEIARLNLGYTHIVAPVSGRVSRAEVTVGNLVAAGAASTPLTTLVSVDPMYASFDVDEQSFLKYVNPARTGKGAPVPVFMGLANEDGYSRRGNVQYVDNRLDTGSGTIRVRATFENGDGTLVPGLYARIRLGGGNPHNAILIDERALGTDQSKRFVMVVDGQNHVQYREVQLGASQDGLRVITAGLKPGEHIVVNGLQRVRPGDAVAPTVVPMAGLESAMRTSQTKTPADPA from the coding sequence ATGTCTGTGTTGCGCAGTCGCTACGCATTGGCGGCCACCTTCGCCGTTGTCATCGCCATCGCCGGCGGTATCGTCCTGGTCCGGGGCCATGGGACCAACACCGCCACGGCGGCCGGCGCCCCGCCCGCGGCGCCCGTGGACGTCGCCGAGGTCGTGGAACGCTCCATCACGGACTGGCAGAGCTATTCCGGACGCCTGGAAGCCGTTGACCGCGTGGAAATCCGCCCGCGCGTGTCCGGCACCCTGGTGGCCGTGCACTTCAAGGACGGCAGCCTGGTGCGCAAGGGCGATGAGCTCTTCACCATCGACCCCCTGCCCTACCAGGCCGAGGTCGACCGCGCGGAAGCCAACCTGGCCGGCGCCAAGGCCCGCGTGGCCTATACGTCGTCCGAGCAGGCCCGGGCTCAGCGGCTGATCGCCGACAACGCGATCGCCCGCCGCGACTTCGAACAGAAGCAGAACGATGCGCGCGAAGCGGCCGCCAACCTGAAGGCGGCCCAGGCCGCGCTGGAAATCGCCCGCCTGAACCTGGGCTACACGCACATCGTGGCGCCCGTGTCGGGCCGCGTCTCGCGCGCCGAAGTGACGGTGGGCAACCTGGTCGCCGCCGGCGCGGCGTCCACGCCGCTGACGACGCTGGTGTCCGTGGATCCCATGTACGCCTCCTTCGACGTCGACGAACAGAGCTTCCTGAAGTACGTCAACCCGGCACGCACCGGCAAGGGCGCGCCGGTGCCGGTGTTCATGGGCCTGGCCAATGAAGACGGCTATTCGCGCCGCGGCAACGTCCAGTACGTCGACAACCGGCTGGACACCGGCTCCGGCACCATCCGCGTGCGCGCCACCTTCGAAAATGGCGACGGCACCCTGGTGCCCGGGCTGTATGCCCGCATCCGCCTGGGCGGCGGCAACCCGCACAACGCCATCCTGATCGACGAACGCGCGCTGGGCACCGACCAGAGCAAGCGCTTCGTCATGGTGGTGGACGGCCAGAACCACGTGCAGTACCGCGAGGTGCAGCTGGGTGCGTCGCAGGACGGCCTGCGCGTCATCACCGCCGGCCTGAAGCCGGGCGAGCACATCGTCGTCAACGGGTTGCAGCGCGTGCGTCCGGGCGATGCCGTCGCGCCCACCGTCGTGCC